The Zingiber officinale cultivar Zhangliang chromosome 2A, Zo_v1.1, whole genome shotgun sequence genomic sequence tgactcggctctttggaggcgccctcaaggagctttgaggcgcctccaacaggctatataagggggtttcgagcagcaccttcgGTCATTCGATTTCAAAGCAACTTTTTATATCCTACTGCTCAAGAGACGCCCAGAAGTACTGTAgcaacaccccgacgacccggagctttaaTTTTGCtaatcttgttgtcggtataatttattttgagtacacttaattataaattctttATTGTACCAAACTTTctatattatagttgttgcccaccggaagcgatcaacgatcgcgggccttggagtaggagtcgccacatgctccgaaccaagtaaccaccttATGTTAGCATTCGCTCTTTTCTTTTTCACTGCGTTTTAATACTCGAACGTCTTTAAAtagaacaaaatagccacgagcactattcatcccccccccccccccccccccccccccctctagcgtgatctcgatccaacactatgtcggaagaaagcagcagttcagggggagacacggacaatgagatcgacaaggtaagtcaggtacgatctcttcctcccgataaactctttaagtttgttaaattgttaactaaagactgctataagttagaaaaggaaattaaaaatttaaaaataatattagctaaatcttgaccaatagaagaattcgatagaattaaattagaaaatgaaaaattaaaaatagaaaataataatttaaaagtacaagtaaataacttgaaaaatcatgcatgctcatctaataccaatgttagaaaatttaaaaatttaaattggtattttagatatcataagggacaaattagaaatatttcaaagaaatatgtccataagaaattcttagttaatcatattggctggaacctatattgggttcctaagtcttgcttaatctaaattttaatcaGATTTAGcgttttcagcgagaaaattaaatagtgagtttctttatgagactttgtctaaggaagtggttgttgctccaataaccaagaaggcctagtgcctcgccacgacctggaagccaaaatattaaaataaaatgtttaattaactttctgataaagtattaaggttgaaatttaataatgctttaaaagtattttaaacattttttttacttagaaaaataagttaaaagttcttctgaaattaaaaatttctacttaaatttttacttagaaaaatttttcaagaatatttttgcaaaatttcctaagtcagaattttttaaaattctcttacttaaagctggacttagaaaattttcttacttaaaagctttacttagaaatcttgtaacttaaaacatttttttcttcgttgaaaattattgcaaaatctTTCAAAGTTACAAACTTTTTCCCTTAGAGTTTTTctttgaaccccatttttttttatgtgatcaaagggggagaaggaaaagtataagtctagggggaggtagaccaaaatttaaattttctatctttttgtactttatttcaaaattatttagtttatttttttatgtttatttaccctatcttaacttgagttgctcgcatcaaaaagggggagtttgttggaatcccaaggttgttttggtgtgatcaacaagttaagttaggtcttgtcgatttttaaccttgtgtctaagtgtgcaggagcttagaagcataaggagtcgagcagaagacgcagctagcgtgaaggttggcacgcggtgcgtccgagggatgaggcactgcggaagaatacatcggcggatgagaaggaagtgtgcggtggttccgaaggacgagaagccggagcagaagactgcttgagaagcaagagacgcagctagcgagaagttcgacacagggtgcgaccgaggggcgaagactgcggatgagtacgctggcggacgagaaggaagcatgcgacgatttcgagggatgagaagccggaacgGAAGCATGCtcaagaagaccagaagttgggtttgaatgagccctattctggatgacaaagatcacccaagcgagcggaagtctcggactgaggcgaacggagctggagcagaagacccgggctgaaaaagtcaatGAGGTTGACTTTCCCACCCGGGGCGcacggaactgtccggggcgcccggaacccttccgagcgcccggatcaaaAATATATCTAGATCTCAGTCAAACCGAGATCTATGCGttcgggataaagttttatcccccaaagCGCCCGAAacacttcggggcgccccgaccaaggctataaatacaaccttggtccagaagcttttcatcaactcaagcaattcatttccaacacttgtaagctttcatttagagtttagcttttttctttgtgcacttcattgctgtaagaggcttctccgcctgaaggagatagttagtgcgacactttccttggattaacaacctccccggttgtaactaagtaaaacaTCATTATGCCTCTACTTTCTGTTTTAGTTTATCGCTTTTctattttgcaagtgttagtttaagaaaagtccgGAAGGGTTTTCGTTTTATtaattttgcaggctattcaacccccccttctagccggccgccgcgatccaacaaaagcaaggggagaataagaatatgatggggtcggccacaacaagaatagaagaggaatagaaattgtatagatgattattatttctaaggcaccatctatcctcttttataatccttggtaatggctaaaaggaaagattttaacaacaattaaaatctctcttttaaatttcctattgtggatgactacaaaagaaaagttttaaaattaaaaatctctcttttaaacattgcagatgactacaaaaaggaaagatttttaaaattaaaatctctcttttaaatcatgattataaaaaaggaaagttttaacaaaaataaaatctctcttttaaaccattgtagatggctataaaaggaaagattttttaaatttaaaactctcttttaaaactatgtggatgacttcaaaaaaaggaaagattttaaaatttaaaatatctcttttaaaacattgtagataactacaaaaaaaaagatttaaaaaatttaaaaacccacttttaaacccatcttggccgaccccttgcttaggcaccaagcaaggtgtggtcggccccttgcttgggcatcaagcaaggatgtggtcgaccataaggatgacttgggtggatgcgaggctttatacatagaggctacaacagggacctagaggaggaattggttttgacctcctgatgagcttgagcttcttgtgttcgacccgaacacccaactcaagttcatcaataataactcataccactaaagagttattattgaactatcgcaccgatcctatattacattatgggctccttcttatcatgagtgcgttaatctccctgtgtttaagatatcgaatatctattaattaaatgagttactgacaactcatttaattaacatctagctccaagagtagtaccactcaacttcattgttatgtcggaactaagtctacctgcagggtttacatgacaatccttatgagctcctcaaggggacatcattatcctaataaataggacacagtttccttctataatcaacaatacatcatataaataatattattttccaacttatcgagctattgatttaacgaataaatctcaccctttgataaattaaagaaataaatactaagtacatgtgcttgttattatatcgagattaagagtacgcacatccataataacagaagttttattcttttatgcagtcagtataaaaggaacaacctcaaatggtcctgctctatacacacatagtgtactaatgtaattttatagtcaagataaattagtaccaaattacacgacaaccattccaatggtttgtcccaatccatcttggttgtgagtttttatttataatttataaggaactgataatatgatcttctgtgtgacaccacacaccatgttatctataatataaattaaatggacaactgcatttaactaaatgcagacatttgactaatgtgattctcatttcaaaataaatgtttatacaaaaagctagacttttagtatacattctagcaCCTAGTATACAGTGTGTTGATCTGACAATCTGTTAAACATATGGGCCTTCACTATTCATTCTCCCATCCTCCTGTATATGGGTGACCGGATATACAACTGACTAGAGTTATAAGGCTCAGTATCCTTATCTTTTCCGAGTAAACATATAAGGCAAATTTCAGAAGAAACCTGATTAGATTTCCAGAGCTCAGATATCACTTCAGGGACAAGCCTCCCAATACAAGGATGATCGGCTGAAAGTACCGGTCGGGCCTCTCGAGGCTCAGTTCCCTATTCTTTAGAAATAAGTATCCCTGCATATGATCGGTTGGTCATAAAAATCATCCGGACCTAGGGGACTTGGTTTCTCATTACTTCATAATCAGATCTTTAGCATTACACAACATATATCTGAACGGTTTTAAGGGTCGAACGTCCTACCATACTCAGTACTCTACTTTTATATATACAGCTAGTCTACTAAATATCCGGTCAGGATGATCGGATATCTTTGGGGGATCAcattgtcagagaatcgtaatagtctgtcagagaataacaacCGCTTATCAGATAATATTTTTCTGTTATTATATGGGCATTCAATAGAATTTCCCTTGAAAGTAACTCTGCATTTTCATTAGTTGACAACATATTCTTTCAACCGTCTCATTAATTGCATCAGTTGCAATTAGGGTGCACACGAGTAACGGAAGATTCCTCGGACGGTGACTATACACCTCTCAGAATACATATTCCCTTACTCGACAGTTTCTGACTCTCGAAATTCTTTGTCACCTCATAATTACAAAGATTATTAGATGTGTTATATAAAAAGGATCCTCTCCCATGACAAAGTATACTTTGGAGCATATTTTTACTACGCACCCCGCCTCGTGATTTATAATTTATCAATCAATTTTTACCAACATTGTTATATGAGTTTATTTAGGTGTACGTAAATCAAAACCAGTATTTTTATTCAGCAAAAAAAGGATAAAATAAAACattgaattgattttttttttcaatcgaaTCCGTGATCTGTAATTGTCCCTACTGCTGGAAACTTGATAAACTCAACCACGGGAACGCTGGATGAAGTTGGCAGATTGAAGCCCCTATTGTACAATGCGAGCCACGTTATAGTCTATCCAGACTTTACGCCGGGAGTCAACGGCTGACGACGTTCTGCTGACGATGTTGAGAAGAAGGCTGTAGCGATCAGCGATGGGAGACAAAAAAGAATACGAGAAAGAAAGGAAGGTAGCTTAAGAGCCTGAGATAAGTTCAAGATCAACCCGAGTAGGTCAGTTGGCTGCCTCTGCCGCGCCCTTGCTGTTGGAGCTGCTGATGATGATGCAACCTGAGCACGAACAAAATAATGGTGCAGAGGCTAAAGCACAAGCACTGTGTTGTTTCTTTATTACAATATTGTATCTTATCCTCGGAATCATCCATTCGAGCAACATGACAACGCCCTAATACAAGATCATCATCTCTTCCACAAATGTCTCCGGACATGATTGAATTGATTACTATGGAATAAATATTACTCTAATAAATAAGATGTCGAATTTTaataaagttaagaaaaacattcTCCCCATAATGATCAACTGTAGATTTTTTATTTACCTAAATTTAGGTATGACCATGTGACCGGACCAGTCGTATGAGACCGTCAGATGACATATTCTAACTTTTACTACAAACATCTCATAAAAATGAAGGATTAAATTTACTAAAACAATGCCCATTAGTTTAAATTATTCCAACTGGTGATCATTCTATTTTGATGGAAGAGCATGGATCCTTGAAATCGTAAAATTATGGAAACAGTACACTAGACAAagcaagaaaaatccaagacaagATTTTGTCGTGGGCCCGCCTGCCACAGCGAGGCCACGTCATCTCGATCGAACTCCGACCTTGTTCACTCCCACTTGGAGCACCACTCCACTGTTTCCTCCTGTTCACCATGGACGAAGTTAAATCGATCTTGTCTACTGATGAATATGATTGAAAGGAGCGCAGCAGCAGCCACAGAGCTGCCTTGAATTCCATGCATGCAGCTAAAGCCCAACCACTTTAGTTCCGCCTGCTGTCTTTCTgtacttcttcatctctttcttGTTGCAGATTGCTGAAATCTTATATGATGAATTATTCTTGTTCTTGAGGTTGCTGAATCTTGTACGAATCCTTCtcgtgtaaaaaaaaaaaaaaaaaatcttggttTTTCCTGGTGCTTCGGACTTTGATCATTGGTTCTTTGCCCGTTCACCTGTTTGAGCTTTTGCCACAACCAGAGTTTGGATGCTGAGAAAGAGGAGCAGACCAGTTCAGGAGCAAAGCAAAGGGCACCTCATGTCTCACGCAGCCTCTGATGGTGTGGAGAAAAAGAGCTCTTCTAGCTCCTTCCTTCGTGTCCCCGGCTTGCTTGTGGGATTCACCGGGAAGTGGCCATCAGACCGTGGTGCAGTATGGAGCCCTACATCTCCCCTTGACAAGGCCTTCTCCAGCCCTGGCTCTGGCTCCCCCACACCTGCAGGCACTAATGGCAGGCTTAAATGTTGGGACAGCAGCAGCAGGGTTGGCCTTGGCCTCCTTGATTCTCGCAATGAGGATGAGGACAACACGCCATGGGGGAAGAAGGCCTCAGGGCATGTTGGCAACAGGAACATTGTGTTTGGTTTACAGATGAAGCACATGAAGAACAACGTCGTCTCCACTCACAAGAAATCCTTACTCCATGACTATGGAATCTTGTCACAGCCACATTTTGGATCACCCAAACCTCATTCTGGTTCTCCAGGGCTGAATATAGAATCGAAAGAGGCTAAGTTACATCGCGAAGAGTTTGAATTTCTGCGGTCCTGTTCCGTCGACACGGGACGTTCATCTTTGCTTGCTACTAAATCCTCTAACAATGTCACAACCCACTTGAATTCAGAGGCTCAGTCAGCCCCCAACTTTGAGAGGGTTTTGGGGTCCCTCCCAATATCTTTTGGTTCTTCTCATGTACTTCTTAGTACACTCTTTGCGAGCGAGATCGAGCAATCGGAGGATTACACTTGCATTACATCTCATGGTCCTAACCCAAAAATGACTCATATCTTTGGAGATTGTATACTTGAGAGCCACTTCATAAGATCATCATCCTTTAAGAATTCTGATAGTAAAGCAGAGGAAGATTCACTATCATGCTGGTTAGTCCTCGAACATCTTATTTGACATTAGTTTCTTGCGATTATAATGTTGTTCGCATTGCAGTGGCAATAAAGCTCTATGCAGCTGCTATTGCTGTGACCAAGAAAGATTGATGGAACAAAAGATGGAGATATTTTCAGATGGCTCTACAGGTCCATCATTCCATGAGGAGTCATTGCTTGATGAGATGGCTTCGGCTTCACAGAGTGAGCATTGAAATTCACAAGGTAAACAGCTAAATCTTCTGTGAAATCGATCGTTTGCAACATTCATTTCTTTGTTTCAGAGTGCTGTTAATGGGTTGTAAACCTCAGAAAAAAGATCATGGTTGGTTTTGATCAGTGAGGAGTGTCAACCACTGCATTGGCTCCTGGTTCTTCTCATATTTCTCTCTTGTAGAACTTCTAAATTGATGGTATGAATGAGGCAAATTTTGGATCACTCAAACCAAATCTTATGAAACATCAATTCCCAAGCATAAATGAACATGAGCAGTGAGATTAAATGAGAACGGATATAAGTTTTTCTATTCTATTATTGTTCTCAAAATCTCTTGCATCAAGAGCTCGAATAAGGCAATGTTTCAGAATCTTGTCACTGCTTGATGCATATCCCTTTTGTTTCTATTATGTTTTGTCCAATTTTAAGACAActcgacaaaaaaaaaaaaaaaataatcatacaTTGACCTTGCACGCGGATGCAGCAACGGCCTCCCCAATTGTCACGAAGATGCGATCGGATCCAAAGAGTTCCCAAGTCCCTGATTGAGATAGCTTCTGTGCTACTTGCCCAACTGGATTAACCAGAACAAGCTGCAAATCATTTTTTTCAGACATGTCTAGTAAGTTGGAAACTAGAGATTCAAACTTTAAGTTGTAGTGACGGTATGAAACGCTTGCCTCAAGTGACCTTTCGTTGAGTATCTTCTTCAGCTCCTTGAGTACTTCAACGCCACTTGTATCTATGTCCGTTACAGCTGCGTAAAGTTCAAAGCTTATCATCAACAAAGTAGTATATTAACTTGTGCGCATTCGTCATAGTCACAATGCTTTAACTCACCGGCCATGTCTAGTATAATGCATTTGAGGGGATTCTCATCTAACTTTGtgatcctctcttcctcttcccgaGCCCATCTCAAGATCCTGACATCGAATGTGATTGAGTATTGCTGATTTGAATCGCTAACTGAGATAAGGTAAGTCCTTATATTGGCACGAGTATGAAACTAACCTTTCTTGCACATACATCGAATTGGTGAAATAGATAGGGGACTCGATGCCAAGAATTAGAAACGATGGCATCCTTGTAGCTTCCCGGTATTGTGCC encodes the following:
- the LOC122042967 gene encoding FCS-Like Zinc finger 10-like produces the protein MLRKRSRPVQEQSKGHLMSHAASDGVEKKSSSSSFLRVPGLLVGFTGKWPSDRGAVWSPTSPLDKAFSSPGSGSPTPAGTNGRLKCWDSSSRVGLGLLDSRNEDEDNTPWGKKASGHVGNRNIVFGLQMKHMKNNVVSTHKKSLLHDYGILSQPHFGSPKPHSGSPGLNIESKEAKLHREEFEFLRSCSVDTGRSSLLATKSSNNVTTHLNSEAQSAPNFERVLGSLPISFGSSHVLLSTLFASEIEQSEDYTCITSHGPNPKMTHIFGDCILESHFIRSSSFKNSDSKAEEDSLSCCGNKALCSCYCCDQERLMEQKMEIFSDGSTGPSFHEESLLDEMASASQSEH